Proteins from a genomic interval of Paenibacillus sp. FSL R5-0623:
- a CDS encoding ABC transporter ATP-binding protein, which yields MKKGGRLSQVKELGYLLTFMNRKRKTQYAIGLAVTALTQTLFLIAFSLVVHNLVDFAVSRDTSLMVEAFIILGAALFLENIISPWFIYLYQRSVELTVLNIRKRLYDKLCRVRPKFLEQTHHGDLLSRVNNDVTTVEFTFSQVYFVLLLQVVFCIGSIVSMVVIDWRFAGVSFVILLLSSLVSLKFARDIRVLSEQGLQTLGKMTEKFKDFMGGIQIVKLFHIRTIYGQYEALNEQMTQTLRQTAKKNGMQAAVNHFISYVTFCGIIVIGSLLYAYGLMGMGSVAALAVLQVNLTHALLNLGMVLSMTQNSLAGAHRIQEVLSEQEEPERLGSSHSELISEAAVEFRDVEFSYQADKKVLVDMSMQVFPGQVAAIVGASGSGKSTLIKLLLGFYPVDSGDILLQGKPFGHYTLDEIRRQIAYVPQEPFLFTGTIEENIRYGNPDATDEEVVEAAKAAYAHHFIQELPEQYKTPVGERGASLSGGQRQRIAIARAILKNAPILLLDEATSALDNESQHWVQQALNVLMKGRTTILIAHRLSTVEHADLITVMNQGTVVERGRHQDLLALGGYYARLYG from the coding sequence ATGAAAAAGGGCGGAAGGCTCTCGCAAGTGAAAGAACTCGGCTACTTGCTGACGTTTATGAACCGCAAGCGCAAAACCCAGTACGCGATTGGCCTTGCTGTAACGGCGCTCACCCAGACATTGTTTCTGATCGCCTTCAGCTTGGTCGTACATAACTTGGTTGATTTCGCCGTGTCCCGAGATACGTCCCTTATGGTGGAAGCCTTTATTATTTTGGGCGCGGCCCTGTTCCTGGAAAATATAATTTCTCCCTGGTTCATTTACTTATACCAGCGCAGTGTCGAGCTGACTGTGCTGAATATCCGCAAACGTCTTTATGACAAGCTGTGCCGGGTGCGGCCGAAATTCCTGGAGCAGACGCACCATGGGGACTTGCTGTCGCGGGTGAACAACGACGTAACGACCGTTGAGTTTACATTCTCGCAGGTTTACTTCGTTTTGTTGCTTCAAGTTGTCTTTTGCATCGGCTCGATTGTCTCCATGGTGGTGATCGATTGGCGGTTTGCCGGCGTTTCTTTCGTCATTCTGCTGCTGTCCTCTCTGGTCAGTTTGAAATTTGCACGGGATATTCGTGTCTTGTCCGAACAAGGCTTGCAAACTCTTGGTAAAATGACCGAAAAATTCAAAGATTTTATGGGCGGTATTCAAATTGTGAAGCTGTTTCACATCCGCACGATTTACGGCCAGTACGAGGCGTTGAACGAACAAATGACGCAAACGCTTCGGCAAACGGCGAAAAAGAACGGTATGCAGGCTGCGGTGAACCATTTCATCAGTTACGTCACGTTTTGCGGCATCATTGTCATCGGCAGTCTTCTTTATGCTTACGGATTGATGGGAATGGGAAGCGTCGCCGCTCTGGCAGTTTTGCAAGTGAATCTGACACACGCCTTGTTGAACTTGGGGATGGTTCTGTCGATGACCCAGAATTCGCTCGCGGGCGCTCACCGGATTCAAGAGGTACTAAGTGAGCAAGAGGAACCGGAGCGTCTGGGATCTTCTCACAGCGAGCTTATATCGGAGGCTGCGGTGGAGTTTCGCGATGTGGAATTTTCCTATCAGGCGGATAAAAAGGTACTTGTCGACATGTCCATGCAGGTGTTTCCTGGTCAGGTCGCTGCGATCGTGGGAGCCAGCGGCAGCGGCAAAAGTACGTTGATCAAGCTGCTGCTCGGTTTTTATCCTGTGGACAGCGGAGATATCCTGCTCCAAGGCAAACCGTTTGGCCATTACACACTGGACGAAATCCGCAGGCAGATTGCGTACGTTCCGCAGGAGCCGTTTTTGTTTACCGGCACGATTGAGGAAAACATCCGCTATGGAAACCCGGATGCAACGGATGAAGAAGTGGTTGAAGCGGCCAAAGCGGCATACGCTCACCATTTCATTCAGGAACTTCCTGAACAGTATAAAACGCCGGTGGGGGAGAGAGGAGCATCGTTGTCAGGCGGACAAAGGCAGCGAATTGCGATCGCCCGGGCGATTCTCAAAAACGCCCCGATTCTGCTGCTGGACGAAGCGACTTCTGCATTGGATAACGAATCCCAGCATTGGGTACAGCAAGCTCTGAACGTATTGATGAAGGGGCGCACCACCATTCTGATTGCGCATCGTCTCAGCACGGTGGAACATGCGGATTTGATTACGGTCATGAACCAAGGAACGGTCGTCGAACGGGGCCGCCATCAGGACCTGCTGGCGCTCGGAGGGTATTACGCGCGGCTGTATGGCTAG